A section of the Synechococcales cyanobacterium T60_A2020_003 genome encodes:
- the rpmI gene encoding 50S ribosomal protein L35 produces the protein MPKLKSRKAAAKRFRRSGSGKIMRRKAFKNHILQHKTATRKRRLSQPAVVNERDAENVELMLPYL, from the coding sequence ATGCCCAAGCTGAAGAGTCGCAAGGCTGCTGCGAAGCGTTTTCGTCGCAGTGGCAGCGGAAAAATTATGCGTCGGAAAGCTTTCAAGAATCACATCTTGCAGCACAAAACTGCAACTCGAAAGCGTCGTCTATCTCAACCTGCTGTTGTTAACGAGCGGGATGCTGAGAATGTGGAGCTAATGCTTCCCTATTTGTAA
- the rplT gene encoding 50S ribosomal protein L20 has product MARVKRGNVARKRRKKILKLAKGFRGSHSKLFRTANQQVMKALRNAYRDRRKRKRDFRRLWIARINAAARQHGMSYSQLIGNLKKADIQINRKMLAQMAVLDPSGFAKVVEAAGKAS; this is encoded by the coding sequence ATGGCACGAGTCAAACGCGGTAATGTTGCCCGGAAGCGCCGCAAAAAAATTCTAAAGTTAGCGAAAGGATTTCGAGGATCACACTCGAAGCTGTTTCGGACAGCAAATCAGCAGGTGATGAAAGCCCTACGCAATGCGTATCGCGATCGCCGCAAGCGCAAGCGTGATTTTCGTCGTCTTTGGATTGCTCGGATTAATGCTGCTGCTCGTCAACATGGCATGAGCTACAGCCAGTTGATTGGCAACCTCAAGAAAGCGGATATTCAGATTAACCGCAAGATGTTGGCGCAGATGGCCGTTTTGGATCCATCCGGTTTCGCCAAGGTTGTTGAGGCCGCAGGCAAGGCATCTTAA
- a CDS encoding transporter substrate-binding domain-containing protein — MTNRRGLKWIAALMLVATTMGAQISSASLPIYAAELDEIIERGYLVVAVKDNWQPLGFRDDDGELVGLEIEIAHRLAAELLGDPTAVELIPVQNSDRLSVLLTGEVDLVIAGMTATDGRSRLVSFSTPYYLDGTALITRSPDIQDISDVSGVVAVLEGSSAISTVRSRLPDVDMIGVSSYQEALEHLENGEAIAFAGDTSILAGWVQEYPTYHVLPTVLSVDALAIAMPRGNQYYPLYQKINDAIASWYEDGWLSEQLDYWGLP; from the coding sequence ATGACCAATCGTCGCGGCCTGAAATGGATTGCCGCATTGATGCTCGTGGCTACGACTATGGGGGCGCAGATCAGCTCTGCGTCCCTTCCTATTTATGCTGCTGAGTTAGATGAAATTATTGAGCGGGGTTATCTCGTTGTCGCTGTTAAGGATAACTGGCAACCCCTTGGATTTCGAGATGATGATGGCGAGCTCGTGGGTTTAGAAATCGAAATTGCCCATCGTTTGGCTGCAGAATTATTGGGCGATCCAACGGCGGTTGAATTAATTCCTGTGCAAAACTCTGACCGTCTCTCCGTACTCCTCACTGGAGAGGTTGACTTAGTTATTGCAGGAATGACAGCCACCGACGGGCGATCGCGCCTTGTGAGTTTTAGTACGCCCTATTACTTAGACGGCACTGCCCTAATTACGCGATCGCCTGACATTCAAGATATTTCCGACGTTTCGGGAGTTGTGGCGGTACTCGAAGGTTCTAGCGCAATTTCTACGGTGCGATCGCGCCTTCCTGATGTAGACATGATTGGCGTTTCCTCCTACCAAGAGGCGTTGGAGCACTTAGAAAACGGTGAGGCGATCGCCTTTGCCGGGGATACCAGTATCCTCGCAGGTTGGGTACAAGAGTATCCTACCTATCACGTCTTACCGACAGTATTATCGGTTGATGCCTTGGCGATCGCGATGCCTAGAGGAAATCAATATTACCCGCTCTATCAAAAGATCAACGATGCGATCGCATCGTGGTACGAGGATGGCTGGCTGTCAGAGCAGTTAGATTATTGGGGTTTGCCCTAA
- a CDS encoding undecaprenyl/decaprenyl-phosphate alpha-N-acetylglucosaminyl 1-phosphate transferase produces the protein MPSYLYHLAAFVISAAIVVVTTPLVKAVGLKSGYYDPPGGRKVHKKPMVRLGGVSIFIGCLVALLTVWGLGGFGTLPSDKEYEVWGVTIGGLAFFLIGLADDLFNLPPLVRLLLQSAVAACAWSVGVQIEFLTVPFMGLISLDPWISLPITVVWLVGMTNAINWIDGLDGLAAGVSGIAAMVMLVVCLFMNQPAAALIAAALAGGCLGFLRYNFNPAQIFMGDGGSYYMGFTLAGIAVIGLVKSVTTVAVLLPYVILAVPILDMSAVILDRLRNGKSPFKADKRHLHHRLLNAGLSHRFTVLFIYTLTLWVGSLALAFSNVPSGIAYAIAATLLLVYICWKARKYSRSRG, from the coding sequence ATGCCCTCTTACCTTTACCATTTGGCTGCATTTGTGATATCAGCTGCGATTGTCGTGGTGACTACTCCCCTGGTCAAGGCAGTTGGGCTGAAAAGTGGATACTATGACCCTCCTGGTGGACGTAAGGTTCACAAGAAGCCCATGGTTCGGCTGGGGGGGGTTTCCATATTCATCGGCTGTTTGGTAGCGCTACTGACCGTGTGGGGGCTAGGTGGATTTGGCACGCTACCATCAGACAAGGAGTACGAGGTTTGGGGGGTGACCATTGGTGGCCTTGCGTTTTTCCTCATCGGCCTAGCAGATGATTTATTCAATCTTCCTCCCCTTGTGCGCTTACTGTTGCAGAGTGCGGTTGCTGCGTGTGCATGGTCGGTAGGGGTTCAAATTGAGTTTCTGACGGTTCCGTTTATGGGATTGATCAGCTTGGATCCCTGGATCAGCTTGCCGATTACCGTCGTTTGGCTCGTGGGAATGACCAATGCGATTAACTGGATTGACGGCTTAGACGGTTTGGCAGCGGGGGTCTCTGGCATTGCCGCTATGGTGATGTTGGTCGTTTGCCTATTCATGAATCAACCTGCGGCGGCTCTGATTGCGGCTGCACTGGCCGGAGGATGTCTAGGATTTCTCCGCTACAATTTCAACCCTGCTCAAATTTTTATGGGAGATGGCGGCTCCTATTACATGGGATTTACGCTGGCAGGCATTGCGGTGATTGGTTTGGTCAAGAGCGTGACCACGGTTGCGGTTTTGCTGCCTTACGTGATCCTCGCCGTGCCCATCCTGGATATGTCGGCGGTTATCTTAGACCGTCTCCGCAATGGCAAGTCACCCTTCAAGGCGGATAAGCGACACCTCCACCATCGCCTTCTGAATGCTGGCTTGTCCCATCGCTTTACGGTTTTATTCATCTACACCCTGACGCTTTGGGTTGGGAGCTTGGCACTCGCCTTCTCGAACGTGCCCAGTGGGATTGCCTACGCGATCGCGGCTACGTTGCTTCTAGTCTACATTTGCTGGAAAGCCCGTAAGTATTCCCGGTCAAGGGGTTAA